The Pseudomonas sp. R4-35-07 nucleotide sequence GGCGGCCCTATGAGCACCGTGTGCTGGCGCAGGTCGATGGGCAACTGGTGCCGATCCCCATCAATCTCACCACGCTTAACAAACTGTACGGTTTGTCGATGACGTCCGAGCAAGCCGAAGTGTTCTTGGCCGAGCGCGCGGAGCCGGTGGCCACGATTCGCACGTCGGAGGACGTGGTGGTCAATCAGATCGGGCGCACGCTCTACGAGAAATTCTTCCGTGGCTACACCCGCAAGCAATGGGGCCTGGACCCTTCCGCGCTGGACAAGTCGGTGACCTCGCGGATCCCCACGCGCACCAATGAAGACGACCGCTATTTCACCGACACCTTCCAGATGATGCCCCGCGATGGCTACACGCGCATGTTCGAGCAGATGCTCGATCACCCCCGGATCGACGTGCTGCTGGATACCGACTTCAAGGACGTGCGCGATGAGGTGAAGTTCAACCACGTGATCTATTGCGGCCCGATCGACGAGTACTTTGATTTCCAGTTGGGACGCTTGCCCTACCGTTCGTTGCGGTTCGAGCACCAGACGCTCGAGCAGGAGCGCTATCAGCCGGTGGCGGTGGTCAACTTCCCGGACCCGGAGGTGCCCTACACGCGCATCACCGAGTACAAGCACCTGACCGGTCAGGTCCACCCCTGCACCAGCATTACTCGCGAGTTTCCCTGCGATGAGGGCGACCCTTATTACCCGGTTCCACGCGCCGAAAACGTCGAGCTGTACAAGCGGTACAAGGCCCTCGCGGAGCAGACGCCGAATGTGACGTTTCTCGGGCGCCTGGGTACTTACAAGTACTACAACATGGACCAAGTGGTGGGCCAGGCGCTTGCGTTGTACCGCGACATTGAAGCCGCGAGCAGCGAAGCCACCGTTGCAGCCGGGCTCGATGTGTTATGAGCGCGCCGCCGGAGCAGAGCCAGAGGGAGCCCCGCGAGCGCGGTCATCACGCGCTCTTCAACAGCTTCGTGATGGCGGGCTATGAGTGCTCCAGCCAGCGCCGCCAGGATGGTCGGCGCCTGGACTTGCTGGCCGCCACCGGGCACGCGCGCTGGGCACACAAGGACTACGCGCAACTGGCGGGCCTGAATGTGCGTTGCGCCCGTGACGGCCTGCGTTGGCACCTGATCGAGCGCAGCTCCGGTCGCTACGACTGGAGCAGTTTCCTGCCGATGCTCAGGGCTGCGCGCGATCACCAGGTGCAAGTGATCTGGGACCTTTGCCATTACGGGTATCCGGATGACCTGGACGTCTGGCGCCCGTCGTTTGTCGACCGGTTCGCACGTTTTGCCGGCGCGGTGGCAGGGCTGATGGCGGATGAAGGTATCAGCGTTCCGATCTATTCGCCGGTCAACGAGATATCGTTCTGGAGCTGGGCGGGGGGCGACGTCGGTTATTTCAACCCCAATGCCCACGGGCGCGGCCAGGAGCTCAAGCACCAGTTGGTGCGCGCCAGCATCGCCGCGATCGAGGCGATTCGCGAGCGCGCGCCGGCTGCGCGTTTCGTGCAGTGCGACCCGCTGATCAACGTGGTCTCCGAGTCGCAGCGCAGCGAGGACATTGAAAACGCCGAACGCTACCGGGTGGCCCAATTCGAGGCCTGGGACATGCTGATCGGGCGCCAGTGGCCGGGCCTGGGCGGGCAGGAGGATTACCTGGATATCATCGGCGCGAATTTCTATCCGCATAATCAGTGGTATTTCCACGGCGGGCGCATTGCGCTGGGTGAGTCGGATTACCGCCCACTCGCCGGTATGCTCAAAGAGTTGCACCAACGCTATCAGCGGCCGCTGCTGATCTCCGAAACCGGGGCGGAGGACCAGGAGCGTTTGCCCTGGTTGAGCTATGTCGTGGACCAGGTGCTGATGTCGCTGGAACGGGGGGTGCCGGTGCAAGGCATTTGTTGGTACCCGTTTCTCGATTACCCCGGCTGGGATGATGGCCGTTATTGCCCCACCGGCGTGTTTGGCTACGCCGACGGAGAGGGCGAACGCGCGCCTTTCCACCCGTTGCACCTGCAGCTCAAAGCCCTGCCCGAGCGTATCGAGGCACGCTTGCGCGAGCTTGATGCAAGGCGGGCGCAGAGGCTGCGCACATGATCTTCCAGCGCTTGCGCGACGAGCCTTTGCCGACGACAGCCAGCGCGTTTTTATGGCGCTACGTGAGGGTGCGCCCGCTGCATTTCAGCGCGATGTTGTCACTGGTGATCGGCGCGGCCTGCTGCGCGGTGGCGGTGCAGTACGGCATGAAGTTGCTGGTGGACGCCATGGCCGGAGAGTCGCAGGCCGACCAGGTGTGGCATGCGTTCAGTCTGTTCATTGGGTTGATCGTGTTGGAAAACGTGCTGTGGCGGTTGGGCGGTTGGGTCGGCTGCCATACCGTGGTGGGCAGTTGCGCCGACCTGCGCGTTGACCTTTTTCATCACCTGACCGGTCATCCGATGCGCTATTTCAACCGGCATTTCGCCGGCTCGCTGGCTAATCGAGTGTCGGCGGCCGGTGCCGCCGCCAACACGGTATACGGCGGCCTGGCCTGGCGCATCGTACCGCCGTGCGTGGATTTTATCGGTGCCGTAGTGGTGTTGTTCGCCGTGCGCGGCTCAATGGCATTGGCCCTGATCGCGTGTGTGGTGCTGGTGGCCGCGTTGATCACTGTGGTCGGCGTGCGTGGCAGGAACCGGCATATCGCCTTCGCCTCGCAGTCGGCGCAGGTCGGGGGCGAGATTGTCGACCTGGTGTCCAATGTCTGGACGATCAAGGCGTTCTCCGGGCGCGAGCGCGAGCGCGTCAGGCTGGAGCGGGAGATAGGCGTCGAGGCGGGCGCGCATCGGCGCAGTTGGATCTACCTGGAAAAGGCACGCGTGCTCCACGATATCTGCCTGTCCATCATGGCCGGGTCAATGCTGGGCTGGGCGATCCTGCTGTGGCGCCAGGGCCAGGTTACGGCGGGCGATGTGGTCATGGTCAGCGCGTTGACGTTTCGTATCCTCCACGGCTCGCGCGAATTGGCGCTGGCGCTGGTGGAAGCCAGCCAGCAGATGGGCGTCATCACCGAAACGCTCGGCATCATCGCGCAGCCGCACGAACTCAGCGATGCGCCGGAAGAACTCGCGCCGACCCGGGGCAGCATCAAATTGCTGGACGTCAGCTATGCATACCCCGGCGGGCGCCAGGTGTTCAACCATTTATTCTTGGACATTCCTGCGGGCCAGAGCGTCGGGATTGCCGGTACCTCGGGTTCGGGAAAATCCACGCTGCTCAGCTTGCTCCAGCGTCTGGACGATGTGCACAACGGCGCGATCCTGATCGACGACCGGGACATCCGCTCGGTCAGCCAGGACAGCCTGCGCCGGCAAATCGCCGTGGTACCCCAGGAGCCGGCGCTGTTCAATCGCAGCATCCTGGAAAACATCGGCTACGGCCAGCCGCGCGCGACTGAGCAACAGATTATTGATGCCGCCCGGCGAGCCTACTGCGATGAGTTCGTGCAGGCGCTGCCTGATGGTTATCACACGCTTGTGGGGGAACGTGGCGTGACGCTTTCCGGCGGGCAACGCCAGCGCCTGGGGCTGGCGCGGGCGTTCCTGAAGAACGCGCCAATCTTGATCCTCGACGAGGCGACCTCCGCACTGGATTCCGATTCCGAGGCCATCATCCAGTGCGCGCTGATGGACCTGATGCGCGGCAGGACGGTACTTGCGGTGGCTCACCGACTCTCGACCATCGCCAGCTTCGACCGGGTGCTGGTGCTGGAAGAGGGGAAGGTGGTTCAGGACGGTGCACCCGATGAACTGCGTCGCCGCCAGGGACGTTTCCGCACGCTCTGGCAGATGCAGACGATGGTCCAGGACCACTGATGCCTGAGCGTGCTCGGAGCGGAGTACGCCGTTGATCGGCCTGCGCCGTTTGCCGAACGAACGCGTGAGAATAGCCTCGGTTCGAACCTTACATGGCCGTTGACGCCCTTGGGCGAGCCTACTTTTCAGGACAGAAGAGGAATTGACCATGCTGGTACAGGTAGACAGTAATCATATTGAAGGCAGTGCCGATCTTCAGGCGTGGGTAGGCAGTACAGTGGTTGACGAGGTCGAGCGCTACAGCTCGATGCTGACGCGCGTGGAAATCCACGTGGGCGACGTGAATGCGCAGAAGTCCGGTCCGCAAGACAAACGTTGCCAGATCGAAGTGCGCCCCAAGGGCCACAGCTCGTTGTCCGTTACGCATCAGGCGGAAAGCCTGGAGCTGGCCGTCGCTGGCGCCGCGCGCAAAATCCACCACGCGCTGGAACATCTGATGGGACGCTTGTCGCCCAAAGTCGAATCCACCGGGCATCTGACGGCGCCTCCGGTCCAGGAAGAATCGCCGGCGCAAATCGACGCGCTGCTCGAAGACGATTTCCTGGCCAGGCAGGCTGATCTGGACAAACACTGAGGAGGCTCCCCATGGTCCACGTTCAAACCTTTACCCGCGACACTCTGGACACGCTTCTGGCCCTGGCGGATCGCACCAACCTGAGTGTCTACATGCCCGCCCAGCAGACGTTTCCCGAGCGCACGCAAAACCCGATTCGTTTGAAGAACCTCATCAAAGACCTCGAAGGCCTGCTGGCTGATCAGGCGCAGGCCGAGACGCTGCTTGCACCGTTTCATGACCTGGTGGCCGACACCGAATTCTGGAATAGCTGCCCGCCTTCGATCGCGATCTTTGGCGGCGCCGAGTATTTTCTGGTGGTGGGGTTGCATCGGATGGTCCAAGAAACCGCCATCGTCAACCGCCACCCCTATCTCAGGCCGCTGCTGCGCCAGGCGCCAATGACCGAACGCTACCAGGCGCTGTGCCTGACGCGGGACAGCGTGCGGGTTTACGAGGGTGCCGCGCAGACACTGCAGCAAGTCGAATTGCCGGAGGCGGTGCCCACTTCCCAGGCCGATGCCTTGGGCGATCAACTGACCTCCCGTGACCAGCAAGGCCACCCCGACGGGTTCAGCGGCGCGGGTGAGCGCGGCGATCCGATGATGCATGAGTCGGGCGGTGGCGGTAAGCAGGACGAAGTGAACCTGGACCGCGAGCGGTTCTTCCGTGCCGTCGACAAAGCGATCACCGAGCACTGTTCGCGCGTCTGCAAACTGCCGTTGGTGCTGGTGGCGCTGCCCGAGAACCAGGCCGTGTTCAGGGCGCTCAGTCACAACCCCTTCCTGCTGGCGGACGGCGTGCGTAAAGACCCCGCCACGCTCTCATCAACCGAGTTGGCGCAGGCCTGCACCGCCGTGATGAGCAAGCGCTACGAGGATTCGCTGAACACCGCGTTTGATCGATTTGGCGTGGCCGTAGGGCAGCGGCTTTATGCCTCGCGGCTGGTGGACATTGAGCATGCGACGCTGGAAGGCCGGGTGGCGTTGTTGCTGGTGGAGGCTGACGGCAGCGAGCCAGGCGCCCAGGTCGCCGAGGAAGACGCTGCGCTGGACGAGCTGATCCTGGCCGTTATCCGCCAGGGCGGCGAAGTGGTGGTGGTGCCTGCCGAGCGCTCGATGCCCACCGACACCCGCGCGGCGGCTGTATTGCGTTACTGAGGCGCACGGGCTTTTTACTCAGCAGGAGCGCGAGCATGGAAAAAAGCGAAAAAGCGATGGAGATTCGGGCCTGGCACCTTTTGCTTGAAGACGATAGCTACCGCCTGGATCAGCTTGACGACTTTTATCGGACCCTCATCAACCGCGCCGACGAGCTGGTGCTGCGCGAGATCATCAGCCTGGAGGAGTGGCAGCGGCTCAAGGACGCCGCAGACGCGGTCTACGCAAAAACGCTGCAAAGCCTTGCAGCCCAGGAACGTGATCGACTCGACACCGTGGCCATCGACCTGTGCATCGATGCGGCGCAGTCGACGTCCTCCCCGAAATAAACCGACCGTCGTGTCTTGGAGGCAACCATGAACAACCCGACACTCAAAGGGGCACTGACTGCCCTGGCCCTGTCGCTGGGCATCCCGCACGCGTATGCCGCCGAAACCAAGCGCGTCGATGTGATGCTGGTGGGGGGCGGGATCATGAGTTCGACCCTGGCGGTGTGGCTCAGTGAATTGGAGCCGGGTTGGTCAATGGAGATGGTCGAGCGCCTGGACAAGGTCGCCGAGGAGAGCTCCAACGGCTGGAACAATGCCGGCACCGGCCACTCGGCGCTCGCCGAGCTGAACTACACCCCGGAAAAAGACGGCAAGATCGACATCACCAAGGCCGTGGAAATTAACGAAGCGTTCCAGATCACCCGGCAGTTCCTGGCCTGGCAAGTCAAAACCGGCGTGCTGCACAACCCGCGCTCGTTCATCAACTCCATGCCGCACATGAGTTTCGTGTGGGGCGACGACAACATCCGCTTCCTGAAAAAACGCTACGAGGCGTTGCAGGCCAGCCCGCTGTTCCGGCCGATGCAGTATTCCGAAGACCCGACTCAGATCAAACAATGGGTGCCGTTGATGATGGAGGGCCGCGATCCCTCGCAAAAATCGCCGCGACCTGGACGCCCATCGGCACTGACGTCAACTTCGGCGAGATCACCCGGCAATTCGTCAGCCACCTGCAAACCCGCCAGAACTCCGCCCTCAGGCTGTCGACGGAAGTGCGCGACAGCTAGCTAACTAATCTCCGAATGCTGGCATTAGGGTGGCAAGTAAGCGCTTGTTTGAATCTTCATCAGCGTTTTCATTGAATACATGGCGTTTATGGTCGATGGTATATGTTCGACTATTCATGGACGACCCGATATGTTTGCTAACTACGACGATCACAAGTGCATCAAATGTGATGCACCGCTCGAACTTGGCGAGAGCGAGGTCACCTACATGGTTCCATCCGCATCTGAACAGCGCTGCCCAAAGTGCCGACGCAAGTACTCCGTGCGGGTCATGAACACCGCACTTAGCCAAAGCGTTAAAAGGATGTACATCATGGTGGACAACCGAAAAAATTAGAACGCGTTATAGCTAAGCGCCATCAGTCATCGTGTAGTTGGGTCGCTTTCTCGCTCAAATCTGGTGGGGGCGGTACATATGCTTGGGCGATAAACGGGATATCACCCGACGGACGCCACCTCACGTTTGTAAGGCCGTACCGCTCACCCATTGGCTTGCTGATCCGTTTTATTTTTTCGTTCCGAAACCTAGGGATGATCCCTATCCCTACATCGCACGCTGCCCAGTGCCAAGCTTCCGCATTGTTCATGACCTCCGCTCTTACGATGAAAGATTTAGGTACGTCATGGATTTCGTATTCGATGATATATAAAGAATTTTTCATATCGCTTCTCCCTGAACTTTTTTGTTACTTCATCAGAAAGAAGGTTCAGAATTTTTGTGTTGTACAAAATAGTTCGGGTTGTACAATTCCGTCTCGCTTGTTATTCGCCGTTCGTCGACAGCGACAAATAAAAACTAAACTGACTCTGCATCCTTTGGCTCTCAATACTGAGCCTGTTCGCTCAATCAGTCTCAAGGTATTACTCCTGTTTTGCCCGCACTAAGTGCGGGCTTTTTTTAGGTTTTTATATGATGACTGAATCGTATGAAGTTAATGGCGGGTATCCATCAAGCCAATGCCCCCATCCCTATATCAGAAAGGGCTACTACCTAGGGTTGAGCCCGGATGTATACGTGTGCATGCGCTGCGGAGAACAGCGCAGGCGCGAACACTGGGAAGCTTTCGAACGTCGGCGCATGCCCCCTGCGGGATTACTCAACGTATCGGACGCAACGGTATCCCGCGGCTAACAACGCGAAGTATTCTGATATCGCCGCTTATGTTCAAAAGGCCCCCACACTTTGACCAGGTGCGCGGGCCTTTTTGTTTGCCTGCGTAAACCAGGCCCCGGCAGGCTGGTCTACCATTACCGCTGCGCTTGGTCGAAGCGTGCTTACTAAGGAAGAGCGACGTGTCGCTACCCATCACTGCGCGGCAGATGAATGCGCTAAAGGCGCTTCAGCGGCAGGACCCGGACCTGGGCGAACTGGCCATCGCTATCGCACAGGCCTTCGATGCCGCGAGGGTCGAAAACCCGGAGCTGGCCGTGTTGATCCTGGACAAGACCTGCCGGCGCATGGTCGCCCGTGAACCCGGCAGTCAAGAAGCAATGATCCAGCACCTGGCGACCTTCGGTAAGTTGAATTGCCTGATACCCACCCAGGTCAGCGACTTTACCGATCGAGTCAGGAGGCACGCTTAATCATGAACAACGGATTCAGGAAGAAGCACTGCGCGCCCTGATGGAGGCGGCGCGGTGCGCGATACGCTGGTCAGCCGACAAGAGGAAAAGTGGACGCTGGCTATCCGCCTAGGCGGCTCTGGCAGTAGCTGGTTGGCGGTACGCTCGCGCCGTGAGGCGTTGCGCATTTGGACCAGCCTGACGGCTGTAGGGCGCTTTGCCGATGGGATTGAGTTGCGTAGCTTTAATGTTGAGCTGTGACGGGCGAAAGCTTCAAGGCCAGTTGCAGCATACCCACCACGTCCGGGCCGTCCTCGTTGATCCATGTGCATAGTGCTGGCGGATCATGTGCTATTGGTGTGTCCCATCTGTTCGGCAATCCAGTCGATATAGGAATTGGCCGTGGTCGGCATTGACTGGCGTATGTGTACCGGCATTGGATAAGCCCTTGTGTAGTATCCTTTTGGCCGATTACTGCCGAAAAGTGGTCTATTACAGCCCGCTGCAGGACTTTCTCACACGCCGAG carries:
- the glf gene encoding UDP-galactopyranose mutase is translated as MPQINLETAKSGPSCQPGRGVYDYLVVGAGFAGSVIAERLAQGLGRNVLLIDRRAHIAGNAYDHPDAAGVLVHRYGPHIFHTNAQRIVDYLSRFTEWRPYEHRVLAQVDGQLVPIPINLTTLNKLYGLSMTSEQAEVFLAERAEPVATIRTSEDVVVNQIGRTLYEKFFRGYTRKQWGLDPSALDKSVTSRIPTRTNEDDRYFTDTFQMMPRDGYTRMFEQMLDHPRIDVLLDTDFKDVRDEVKFNHVIYCGPIDEYFDFQLGRLPYRSLRFEHQTLEQERYQPVAVVNFPDPEVPYTRITEYKHLTGQVHPCTSITREFPCDEGDPYYPVPRAENVELYKRYKALAEQTPNVTFLGRLGTYKYYNMDQVVGQALALYRDIEAASSEATVAAGLDVL
- a CDS encoding HPF/RaiA family ribosome-associated protein; amino-acid sequence: MLVQVDSNHIEGSADLQAWVGSTVVDEVERYSSMLTRVEIHVGDVNAQKSGPQDKRCQIEVRPKGHSSLSVTHQAESLELAVAGAARKIHHALEHLMGRLSPKVESTGHLTAPPVQEESPAQIDALLEDDFLARQADLDKH
- a CDS encoding DUF6555 family protein; translation: MKNSLYIIEYEIHDVPKSFIVRAEVMNNAEAWHWAACDVGIGIIPRFRNEKIKRISKPMGERYGLTNVRWRPSGDIPFIAQAYVPPPPDLSEKATQLHDD
- a CDS encoding beta-glucosidase, with translation MSAPPEQSQREPRERGHHALFNSFVMAGYECSSQRRQDGRRLDLLAATGHARWAHKDYAQLAGLNVRCARDGLRWHLIERSSGRYDWSSFLPMLRAARDHQVQVIWDLCHYGYPDDLDVWRPSFVDRFARFAGAVAGLMADEGISVPIYSPVNEISFWSWAGGDVGYFNPNAHGRGQELKHQLVRASIAAIEAIRERAPAARFVQCDPLINVVSESQRSEDIENAERYRVAQFEAWDMLIGRQWPGLGGQEDYLDIIGANFYPHNQWYFHGGRIALGESDYRPLAGMLKELHQRYQRPLLISETGAEDQERLPWLSYVVDQVLMSLERGVPVQGICWYPFLDYPGWDDGRYCPTGVFGYADGEGERAPFHPLHLQLKALPERIEARLRELDARRAQRLRT
- a CDS encoding ABC transporter ATP-binding protein — its product is MIFQRLRDEPLPTTASAFLWRYVRVRPLHFSAMLSLVIGAACCAVAVQYGMKLLVDAMAGESQADQVWHAFSLFIGLIVLENVLWRLGGWVGCHTVVGSCADLRVDLFHHLTGHPMRYFNRHFAGSLANRVSAAGAAANTVYGGLAWRIVPPCVDFIGAVVVLFAVRGSMALALIACVVLVAALITVVGVRGRNRHIAFASQSAQVGGEIVDLVSNVWTIKAFSGRERERVRLEREIGVEAGAHRRSWIYLEKARVLHDICLSIMAGSMLGWAILLWRQGQVTAGDVVMVSALTFRILHGSRELALALVEASQQMGVITETLGIIAQPHELSDAPEELAPTRGSIKLLDVSYAYPGGRQVFNHLFLDIPAGQSVGIAGTSGSGKSTLLSLLQRLDDVHNGAILIDDRDIRSVSQDSLRRQIAVVPQEPALFNRSILENIGYGQPRATEQQIIDAARRAYCDEFVQALPDGYHTLVGERGVTLSGGQRQRLGLARAFLKNAPILILDEATSALDSDSEAIIQCALMDLMRGRTVLAVAHRLSTIASFDRVLVLEEGKVVQDGAPDELRRRQGRFRTLWQMQTMVQDH